A segment of the Alistipes sp. ZOR0009 genome:
GCAAACGTTTCCTTTTACTCTTTTCGCTAACGCTTCCGTAACCGATACGCTCTTTTTCCTAAGCTTACCGTTAACGGGTTGCGGCTAAAAGAAGTGGCGGCTTTGGAACACTAAACTGTCTAAACGCACAATGTTTATTAGTTGCACAACTGTTTATATTCGCACTTCGCCCGCCATTTTTTTTAGGTGCTGTTAGCGGTTCGTTGTTTTCTGTCTATATGGTCATTACTTGTCCACCGATTTTATCAGTCTATTTGATTTTTTAAAACTTTTAAGAAACAAAATTAAACTAATTAATGTCAATATTGAAGCAATTAAAAAAGGAATTCCTGGAAAATAAATCTCGGATTGTTTTCCCGTAAAGTAAGAAAAACTGCTTGTCATTAACGGTGGTGCAATCAGAGTTGTCAAGCCCATTAAACTGCCTAAAGCACCTTGAAGTTCACCTTGTTCGTTGTCGGGCATTGCAGAAGACATAATACTTTGAACGGCTGTGCCTTGAATTCCACCAACTATGAAAAGTAATAAAGCGGTAAAGAGCAACCATTGCCACGGTGTAAAAGCAAACAGAAAAAAGCCCGTCATCATAAGTACAAATCCTAATACTGCCATTCGTTTGTCGCCCAATTTTTTTGCCAAAATACTGACTAACCATAACTGAACGATAATTGATAGAATGCCTATAAATGCTAATGAGTAGCCAACAAGAGAGGTGCTCCACTTAAATTTTTCAATGGTGAAAAATGCCCAAACACTTTCCATACTGTGATTAGCGATGGAAACAAAAATCATTGATAGCACTAAAGTTTTTATCAATGGGAATTTCTGTAAGTGTTTGAGGGAACCAAATGGATTAGCTCTTTTCCTGTCAAATTTCCTGCGGTTATTTGCTTTTAACGATTCCGGGAAAAAGTAATAGCCGAAAATAAAATTGATAAAACTTAAAATAGCAGCAACAATAAAGGGTGTATGAGTTCCGAATTGTCCCAATGTTCCGCCAATTATGGGTCCAATTATAAACCCCAAACCAAAGCCTGCGTTTATAAGTCCGAAATTTTTAGTTCTATTATCGTCTGTGCTAATGTCGGCAACACAAGCAGATGCAACGGAATAGCTTGCTCCTGTTATACCTGCAATTGTCCGCCCAACAAAAAGCCACAAAATACTTGGTGCAAAAGCAAGAAAAATGCAGTCGATGCTAAACCCAAACAATGAGCTTAAAAGTACTGGTCGCCTGCCATATTGGTCGCTTAAATTCCCTAAAACTGGTGCAAAAACAAATTGCATAATTGCATAAGCAAATGAGAGCCAGCCTCCGTATTTGGCGGCTGTGGTGATGTCTGAATGAAGTAGATTAATTAGTAGTTGTGGTAGAACTGGAAAAATTAGTCCAAAACCTGCGGTGTCAATTACGACAACTATTAATACAAATATGAGTGTTGATTTATGATTTGATTTCATTTTTATGAAGCGATAAATTATAGCATTACTCTGAAAAGTATAATGCAGTTTGTTAATAATAAATTCAATTAAGAAGAGTCTCAACCATGTACGTCTTCAAACTAAAGTGGACTTTTCCTAAGAGAGTATTTAGTTAATAATTCAAAGATAAATGTTTTTTTCTTGGGTGTTTTCATAATAATTCAAATTTAAGGATTTTGAAAACACTCTCTTAGTTTTGAACTAAATCAGTCCACTTTTTGCTGACGATTTACATCAACCAGATTTGGTTAAGAAAAAAAGCGTAGAACGCTATGAAAATATTTTTGCCTCATAATGGCACAAATATAAACAAAGTTTAAGACGTCAATGTCGAGTTGCGAAAAATAATTAACAAGACCAACGAAGTGTTAGTTTTTTTGTCGGGCGTTTAATGCTTGTACATTTACAATGACCGCTAACTTACTTATATATGCACCTCCATCCTCCAAAAGGTGCATATATACACCCAAATCGGTAGGTATTGTACACCTTTTACCCAATTGTAGGTGCTCTTTACATCAGGTCGTCGAAGGGGCTTTTCACTTTTTGCAAGCTCTTTTCGCTGACATGGGTGTATATCTCTGTTGTACGGCTGCTCTTATGGCCCAGCAGTTCCTGGATGTACCTTAAGTCGGTTCCCGATTCGAGCAGATGGGTTGCATAGCTGTGCCGCAACCAGTGCAAGGTAGCAGGTTTGTTAACATTCGCCAAGCCTAAGCTAAACTTTAACACTTTTTGAAGGCTTGTCTCCGAGTAGGGCTCGCCAGGCTCCTGCCCTTCAAACAGCCAAACCGTTGGCCGGTACGCCTTGTAGTACTCCCTTAGCATTGCTATTACCTTATCCGATATGGGAACCATCCTGTCCTTCTTCCCCTTGGCATTCAGGATAATCAGCATGTGCCGCTTGGAGTCGATGCTCTTAGGCGTTAGCGATAGCAGCTCGCTGCGCCTTAGCCCGCAGGCGTATATTAGGCTGAGCATGGTGCGGTGCTTTAGGTTGGGCGATGCGCTTAGTATGGCCGCCACCTCCTCCTTGCTCAGCACGTTGGGCAGCTTGTGCTCGCGGCGTGGCCGCTCCAGCTGCTCTACCTCCAGCTTCGAGCCTCGAATGGTCTTAAAGAACAGCTTCGCCGCGTTTACCGCCTGGTTCTGGTAGGAAAAGCTAAGCCGATGCGGTATCATATACTGGTAAACAAAGCGCTGCATGTCGTCGCTGGAGGCCTCGGCGCTGGTTTTAGGCTGGATGAACTGCAGGAAAACGGTAATGGCATGCACGTACGTTTTTACGGTCGATGGGCTGTAGCGCTTATGCTCCATCCACCGCCTAAATTGCTCAACTTCGGGAAGGCTTTCGGCGGCTAAAGGGGGTAAGCTGGCCACTACCTCTGCCGGGTTGATAACGGGCATGGGCTTTGGAGGTGCTGCTTCCTTGTATACGACGTAGGCCAGCCGGCTATTGAAGTAGCTTTGCAGCAGCTTCAGGTTTTGCCCATAGTTGGGAATAACCCATCGGCAGCGAGCCTTATCCCACCGTACATACTTAAAGGTGCGGATAAACTCGATGTCAACCTCGTTCTTGGGCATTTTTAGGATGAGCAGCTTCCCCGTTACCTCCAGCCCTATTTCGCTATAGCTGCTTGCGAGCGTTTGGGCCAGCACTGGGGTGGGTAGTGGGCTTGGTGCTGATGCTGGTTGGCGGATACCTGCAAATAGTTCGGTGAGCTGGTGGTACGCTTGGCTGCTATTCGGTATATGCCATGCCTGTAGCGTTTTGCTCCATTTTGCATCGGGCAGCTGCCGAATTTGTTGTACAAGGTCGGTGCTGTACGGAAAATCAAGCTTAATACGATCCTCTCCACGATGCCTAATCTTTTCAATTTTCATAGCGGTGTGGGATTTCTTTCCTACTCAAATATAGCAAATACTTACATTATAAGCCTAATAGTCAATAGGGAGCAGCGCCATCCGAATAAATCGCAGCCCCGTGAATAAAGGATAGCTTGTATCCCCCAAAAAAAGCGGATACCGCTAGGTACCCGCTCCTTAATGCTGCTGCTAGTAGGTGGAAGGATGCTACAATGCCCAAGCGGGCAAGAATTCGTAGCGTTTCGCTAAACACGGGCTTCTGATCGCTACCTTGGTAGGCGCATCGGCAGTCGTATTCAGCACCACGGTTAACCCCTGTAATGGTAACTTTACGGGTAGTCGATATCTCCGATTTCCATAAAGTAGAGTCGGCCTGCACTGCGGCTGCTGCGGCGCAGTCAGCTACCGCCTACTACTTCACCCGCTTGTTGACTATACAGTGTGTTGTGCATTGTTATTATGTTTCTTATTAGATATCTTTCTAAACGAAGCAAAATACCTCTAACCCCATCTGAG
Coding sequences within it:
- a CDS encoding TCR/Tet family MFS transporter — encoded protein: MKSNHKSTLIFVLIVVVIDTAGFGLIFPVLPQLLINLLHSDITTAAKYGGWLSFAYAIMQFVFAPVLGNLSDQYGRRPVLLSSLFGFSIDCIFLAFAPSILWLFVGRTIAGITGASYSVASACVADISTDDNRTKNFGLINAGFGLGFIIGPIIGGTLGQFGTHTPFIVAAILSFINFIFGYYFFPESLKANNRRKFDRKRANPFGSLKHLQKFPLIKTLVLSMIFVSIANHSMESVWAFFTIEKFKWSTSLVGYSLAFIGILSIIVQLWLVSILAKKLGDKRMAVLGFVLMMTGFFLFAFTPWQWLLFTALLLFIVGGIQGTAVQSIMSSAMPDNEQGELQGALGSLMGLTTLIAPPLMTSSFSYFTGKQSEIYFPGIPFLIASILTLISLILFLKSFKKSNRLIKSVDK
- a CDS encoding tyrosine-type recombinase/integrase; the protein is MKIEKIRHRGEDRIKLDFPYSTDLVQQIRQLPDAKWSKTLQAWHIPNSSQAYHQLTELFAGIRQPASAPSPLPTPVLAQTLASSYSEIGLEVTGKLLILKMPKNEVDIEFIRTFKYVRWDKARCRWVIPNYGQNLKLLQSYFNSRLAYVVYKEAAPPKPMPVINPAEVVASLPPLAAESLPEVEQFRRWMEHKRYSPSTVKTYVHAITVFLQFIQPKTSAEASSDDMQRFVYQYMIPHRLSFSYQNQAVNAAKLFFKTIRGSKLEVEQLERPRREHKLPNVLSKEEVAAILSASPNLKHRTMLSLIYACGLRRSELLSLTPKSIDSKRHMLIILNAKGKKDRMVPISDKVIAMLREYYKAYRPTVWLFEGQEPGEPYSETSLQKVLKFSLGLANVNKPATLHWLRHSYATHLLESGTDLRYIQELLGHKSSRTTEIYTHVSEKSLQKVKSPFDDLM